The sequence below is a genomic window from Nicotiana tomentosiformis chromosome 6, ASM39032v3, whole genome shotgun sequence.
ttatgataatcttgtttgtattatttatcattttattgagggggtgtttagttatacatactagtgctattcgacagtactaacgtcccttttgtcggggcgctgcatctttaaatggatgcaggtggttccatagtaggagatattgatcagtgatagtagtacaccttcttcctagctgacttggtgagccccacttcatcccgggttcatgaatcttttgtactttgtgtattctgtttgaggtatagccggggccttgttgctggcattatcattgtactcttctttatctatagaggctccgtagacatagtgtgggttgtatattggtgctgagaagtcaaactcgttatgttgtatttgaattGCTATTTTCACTTTTGATTATGAAAAATATGTGGAactgagactttaaaaatgaagtaactaatggtaagaaattggtattgcagacgtGATCACTTTATAGTTTGATTAACGAAGagatatatatattctctttattcataaatgagtttgggtagaaggaaatctaataggcttgcttggccgggttcactcggttgagcgccggtcacgctcctcggttttggggcgtgataccaaatcgcattatacccatcatgggggaaactttcaagaatacccaatcatcttcttggaACTCTAAATCTCTGCAACACACATCCGAATAGGAGTTCTAGTGACTCTAAGTGGTTtttaaccgctccttaatgatcttgaccttctccatagcttgatgcacgaggtctggccctatcaattcTACTTCTCTAACTTCAAACCAACcgatgggagatctacatctcatACCATATAGAGCTTTGAATGGTGCCATCTGTATGCTGGCATGAGAGCTGTTGTAGGCAAATTTGATGAGtgaaaaatgatcatcccagctacccttgaattcaggaacacaagcacacaacatatcctcaagtgtctgtaTAGTCAGCTCTGCTTGCCCATCGGTTTCTGGATGGAAAgctatactaagattcacttgaatcccaaaaccttgctgaaatttgtCCCAAAAGTTAGCGGTGAACTGCGCTCCTCGATCTAAGATTATTGAAACTGAGGTGTCATGCAatctgactatttccttgatatacaactaggCATATTGTTCTATTGTGTCAGTGGTCTTAATAGGCATGAAGTGTGCTgattcgtgagtcgatccacaatcaacCAAATCGAGTTGAACTTATGAGGTGTGCGAGGTATACCTACCATAaattccatattgatcatctcctaTTTCCACATTGGAATAACTATATTCTATGCCAagccaccgggcctttgatgctcggccttcacttgttggcCAGTCAGGCATCTAGCCACAAAGTCTACTACGTCCTTATTAaagtcattccaccagtagacttccttgagatcatgatacatcttcatagagCGTGGGTGCATGGAATACTTGCActtgtgagcctcggtcatgatactttcctggagaccatctacattcagAACACACAatcacccttggtaccttagcgtAACATCACTAGcgccaagagaaaaagccatgGTTTTGTGTTTATGAATctcctccttcaattgcaccaataaCTGATCATCAGGTTGTTTCTCCTAGATTCCACTATGAGTGATGACTCGgctctattttgcacaatcaccccacCTTCACCATATTCCGCAAGCCGAAATCcaaaactagccaaccgatgaacttccttggccatcGGCCCTTGAcgtgcctccaagtgagccaaactacccatggatttccatctaagagcatccgccactaCATTAGCTTTTCCCGAATGATACAGAATGTTGATGTGCTattccttgagtaactcaagccatctcctTTGCCTAAGATTTAACTCCTTCTTATTGAAattatattgaagactcttatggtccgtgaatatgtcGACATGGAcctcatacaaataatgacgctagATCTTCAATGGGAACACCACCACTGCacgctctaagtcatgtgttgggtaattcttctcatggatcatgagttgcctagaagcataagcgatcaccttgccatgttgcattgaTACACACTCAAGTCCAactcttgaagcatcacaatacacatcAAACCCATTCGTACCCTCCTGTAAACTCAACACCAGTATCGTGGTCAACATTGACTTCAACTCTTGAAAACTCTTCTCACAAGCATCTGACCTCTAGAATTTAGTTACCTTCTATGTCAATTTAGTCGATGGAGAGGCAAGAGAAGAAAACCCCTCCAAGAACCTTCTGTAATACCCCACTAAgaccaagaaactacgaatctctgtcgaagttgtaggtctaggccaattcttcactgctgcaatcttctgaggatcaacttGATTCCCTCGCTGGAGACAACATGGCCCAAGAAAGTGACAGactcgagccaaaactcacatttcaaaaacttcgcatacaacttgtgctgataGAGAGTTTGcaaaactaccctgagatgatcggcatggtctgcTCGACTTCGTGTGTACAtaagaatgtcatcaatgaatactatcacaaaagagtcgacaAAAGGCTTGAAGAttcaattcataagatccataaaagctgcggGGGCATTTGTTAGCTCGAAAGACATcgccagaaattcaaagtgcctataccgggtcctaaaagctatttttggaatatcccgctccctaatcatcaattggtgatacccagaccttaagtcaatcttggagaagtgcTTAGCACCttacaactgatcaaacaagtcatttatCCTTGGCAACGGGTGcatattcttgattgtgaccttgtggAGCTGGCGATAGTTAATACACATCCTCAAGgacccatccttcttccttacaaagaggacCAGAGCGCCCCAAGGAGAcccactcggtcggatgaaacccttttctatcAAATCTTTCAACTGCTCCTTTAGTTCCATCAGTTCTACCGGAGCCGTTTTGTAGGGTAGAATTGATATAGGTTGCATGCCTGGCaacacatcaatcccaaaatcaatctccctatttgGTGGGATCATAGGAAtctcatccggaaagacctccaaaaattcattcacaaccggCACAGACTCAAGATTCGGTGTCCGTgactcggaccaaatggtagatacaccccttTTTAATAATCttcatggccttaaggtaagaaataaacctaccctttgtcacaacatcatcccccttccactcaatggTTGGCTCATTTGGAAACTCAAACCTAATAGttttggttcggcaatcaagcttggaaaaacatgagTGAAGCCAATTCATCCCCATTATCATATCAAAATTCACCATCACTAATTCAATGATGTCGGCTGTGGTGTCTCGACCACGTACTGTGATAATAAATTCCATGTAAACCCGTGCGACCACAATAGAttcaccaactggagtagatatagagaacgactcacgaagctattccggttctatcccaaattacatagcaacataaggagtagtATATGAGAAGGTGGAACCAGGATCTATAAGTGCATACACATCGTGAGATTGGACAATCAGTATACATGTGATGACATTTGGAGAAGCATCTAAACTCTAGCggcccctcatagcatagaatctaCCATGTCCTCCCGACTACTGTGCACCACACCTTGCTGGTTCTAGAGTACCTCGAGCCGGAGGAGGTGCGATAGAAATAGTAGCTGCTGAACTGGCCGGTTGCACCATACCCCTACCAACATTATGACAGAACGAACAACAATCTCTCTGAATTTGAACCCTAAGATCGCACCCATAGCATATGGGAAGTTCCATGTAATAGACTCctgagtgcatcttcccacaacTAGGGCAGAGGGCCTCTACTGCAGCTAAAATCTCCCGCCTGACTGACCCTACTGCTAAGATCCCCTATTGCCCTCACTCAGCCTGAAATGAGTCCACTGCTATTGAGCGGGCCTTGACGGCAATGTACTGGCTGAAGAATGAGAAAAATATTGTGTCGGTCCAGATGACCCTTCCCTAAATATCACCTTTCCACAACTACCACCACTAAAAGAACTACCAAAGCTGCTCGTAGATTCGACCTTCTTGTTACCATttcgctccattctgttcttcAATTTTTGAGTCTCCGTGGCTTGAGCAAATTCCActatcttcccatagttcatataaAAGTTTAAGGcggctgtagcggcctcattgataaccaaaggACTAAGGCTCTACACAAACCTATGAaccctagcctccatagtgggtaaCATAAAGATAGCATGCTTGGAAAGATCTGCATACCTCATATAGTAGTCCCACACACTCATACTACCTTGCTTcaggttctcaaactctgcggcacaAGCTGCCCTAGTAtcagcaggcaagaaatgatccatcaAAGCATCCGCAAACTTGTTCCACTTCGCCAAAGGGTTCCCCTCATCATGGGACTCCTCCCACAATTCAAACCACGAATACGCCACTTCTTTCAGGAgataggaggccaattccactactTCTGTCTCAGTGGCACACATCACATGAAGAGTCTTGTGAATCTCATCAATAAAtgcctgggggtcctcctcgggctCAGTACCCGTGAATACCAAAGGATCTAActgaaggaatcagttcaccctgGAACTAACAGAATCTCCTTGTTGGCTAGAGGAAGTAGGTGTAGCATTCAATCTCTAGGCTTGGGAAGACACTATCTGAGTCAACTTCTGTATGGCTCCCTTAaggtccccatcagaaatactagGACTTGAGGTTGAGGCTGGAGGTGTAaccggaatatcagttggaggagaAATTTGTACATTTTTAGCAGGTGTATTAGAAACAGTAAGTGTTGTGGCTAGGGAAATGTCTTCACCCCTCGGGTGTTCATTAACtaccactcctggggtggcattggcCCTTTAACCACTCCTCGCCTtattcttaggtgccatatactgaaaattagaacAATGCATGAGTTAAAAAGGGGAACGGTCTTACAACCAGCTCTATCGCACAATCTAGAATAtaaagaagggtgacattcctagacccaagtagcctcctaattatagaagTGGTCGACTTCACACCAATAATaagaactctactagacacgactctgagacatcctaggaaacTTTAAAAtcataggctctgataccaagcttgtcatgccccaaccttggggagcgcaactggcgctcaaccgagatatctcagtcaagcaagcctacttgatgccttctacccaaccttacccatgaataatTTGGAATTAATAACAAGAGGTAGACAATAAGATGATGAAAGAGTTCAAAATTATATTTCATTACTTACAACAGCTGCATTGATAATTACCAAAAGGTTACAAGTTCATAGTTTAAAAGTGGAAATATGTCCGACAACCACAACATATTTAGTTTGTTTTTCCCAATCAAGACACAACCCACAATATGTCTACGGAGACTCTAGGTGAACAAGAGTACAATATGTAAGTGTCGGTGAAAAGGTCGCCGCTATACCTTAAAATACAATATACAAAATCAAATGACAAGGCCCCGATgtagaatagggctcaccaaaatccaTTGAGTATAGTGTAGGTTGCTATCAAggatcaatgtcgcctgctgaggaaccacctgcatccattaaatatgTAGCACCCCCGGTataaaaggacgttagtacaaatggaataataaaaaaataacgttattacatatgaaatagtactagcatgtaaagctaaataccctctcatATAATGAGATGCCAACATAAAAGGAAAGAAACGTGGGAGCAGTATGTAtatcaataatatttaaattccaaATTAAAGCAAAGAAAAACATCAAGTAAA
It includes:
- the LOC138893948 gene encoding uncharacterized protein translates to MAMRLFERCDIWNLMRSINGFWHLFRWKRVMVTDIHALAYGFVRFGIYEPCRVISCVVAWSFLFDCIQDRQCDDPHLLIFWDTILWSGSKELVLGYDGVLQPQLDPLVFTGTEPEEDPQAFIDEIHKTLHVMCATETEVVELASYLLKEVAYSWFELWEESHDEGNPLAKWNKFADALMDHFLPADTRAACAAEFENLKQGSMSVWDYYMRWKSMGSLAHLEARQGPMAKEVHRLASFGFRLAEYGEDRGAQFTANFWDKFQQGFGIQVNLSIAFHPETDGQAELTIQTLEDMLCACVPEFKGSWDDHFSLIKFAYNSSHASIQMAPFKALYGMRCRSPIGWFEVREVELIGPDLVHQAMEKVKIIKERLKTT